AGCTATATTGTTATCTGTAGTGCGGCCTTACTGGTCTCGGCTTTGACCCTTTTTTCCGGCTTCGGTCTCGGCACCCTCTTGATGCCGGTCTTTGCCCTGTTCTTTCCGCTTGAAGTGGCCGTAGCGGCTACGGCGGTTGTGCATGGTGCCAATAATATTTTTAAAATCATGGTGTTTGGCCAAAAAGCTGACCGGACCGTCGTTTTAAAATTCGGCATCCCAGCTATCATTGCAGCTTTTGCTGGCGTCACAGCTCTTGGTTATCTGTCTGGGGTCGAGCAAGTGGCAACCTATACGCTGGGCTCTCGGACAGCGGTCATTACACCGCTGAAGCTTATTATGGCGGCACTCATGCTGGCCTTTTCCCTGTTTGAGCTTTTGCCAGGACTGCGCCGTCTGCACTTCGACCGTAAGTATCTCTTTCTGGGTGGTATGCTTTCTGGTTTCT
The window above is part of the Desulfobulbaceae bacterium genome. Proteins encoded here:
- a CDS encoding sulfite exporter TauE/SafE family protein; the encoded protein is MSYIVICSAALLVSALTLFSGFGLGTLLMPVFALFFPLEVAVAATAVVHGANNIFKIMVFGQKADRTVVLKFGIPAIIAAFAGVTALGYLSGVEQVATYTLGSRTAVITPLKLIMAALMLAFSLFELLPGLRRLHFDRKYLFLGGMLSGFFGGLSGHQGALRSAFLAKTGVSTEAFVGTNAVIGFMVDMARLISYAALFFMAGKAGAINPEQWPLIMAGILAAFSGVRVGKRFLKKITIKTIQTFTGILLFGIALALGSGLV